A single Dehalococcoidia bacterium DNA region contains:
- a CDS encoding Dam family site-specific DNA-(adenine-N6)-methyltransferase, with product MQLSNQNKSELEPFLSWAGGKRWLVKNGIQIAPSSYKRYIEPFLGGAAVFFSLPEVPHIISDLNPELINCYNAIKDDFRKVEKLLRLHQKKHCDNYYYQVRESQPRERFIKAARFLYLNRTCWNGLYRVNLHGKFNVPRGTKNKVLLDTDNFENIAKRLSKGMILCQDFEKTLSLSGKGDFVFIDPPYTVNHNSNGFLEYNEKIFSWADQERLKDAITSAVGRGAMITMTNADHHSIHKLYAGMYKIEKIERSSVIAGKSSHRGVTSEVLIRIGWDTVC from the coding sequence ATGCAGTTAAGTAATCAAAATAAGAGTGAATTAGAGCCGTTTTTGAGTTGGGCTGGTGGAAAGAGATGGCTTGTTAAGAATGGGATTCAAATAGCCCCGTCTAGCTACAAAAGATACATAGAGCCTTTCCTGGGCGGGGCTGCTGTTTTCTTTTCATTACCAGAAGTACCGCATATTATCTCTGATTTGAATCCAGAACTTATAAATTGTTATAACGCTATTAAAGATGATTTCAGAAAAGTAGAAAAGCTTCTTCGATTACATCAGAAAAAACATTGCGACAATTACTATTATCAAGTTAGAGAGTCACAGCCACGGGAAAGATTCATTAAAGCAGCTAGATTTCTTTATCTGAATCGTACTTGCTGGAATGGGCTATATCGTGTGAATCTCCACGGAAAATTTAACGTGCCTAGAGGCACAAAAAACAAGGTTCTCCTAGATACAGATAATTTTGAAAATATTGCCAAGCGGCTTAGTAAGGGCATGATACTGTGTCAAGATTTTGAGAAAACGCTATCGCTTTCAGGTAAGGGTGACTTTGTTTTTATTGATCCCCCATATACAGTTAATCATAATTCCAATGGATTCTTAGAATACAATGAAAAGATATTTAGTTGGGCAGATCAAGAGAGGTTAAAGGACGCAATAACTTCTGCCGTTGGTAGGGGGGCTATGATTACAATGACAAACGCCGATCATCATTCTATTCATAAGCTATATGCAGGAATGTATAAGATCGAAAAAATTGAGCGCAGCAGTGTAATTGCAGGCAAATCTAGTCATAGGGGAGTCACTAGCGAGGTCCTGATTCGAATTGGTTGGGATACTGTTTGTTAA
- a CDS encoding Smr/MutS family protein, which yields MKSYNRTPREPCSDEIDLHGLIADEALFRLDRYLNDAYMTGLVQVRVIHGKGTGTLRLAVREMLNNHPLVESFRLAHIEEGGGGATIVEMVKY from the coding sequence ATGAAAAGCTATAATCGCACGCCGAGGGAGCCCTGCAGCGACGAGATAGACCTCCACGGTCTCATCGCAGACGAGGCGTTGTTTCGCCTTGACAGGTATCTCAACGACGCTTATATGACGGGGCTGGTGCAGGTGAGGGTCATCCACGGCAAGGGGACGGGCACGCTGCGCCTGGCGGTGCGCGAGATGCTTAATAATCATCCGCTGGTCGAGTCGTTCCGTCTGGCGCATATCGAGGAGGGCGGGGGTGGGGCCACCATAGTGGAGATGGTAAAGTATTAA
- a CDS encoding YfcE family phosphodiesterase has product MTRILAISDTHTKSLSALPKALLDEIGKADVVVHCGDYTELSFLQELREASKRFVGVYGNMDSMDIRRTLSAKTAFVVKDKRIGVIHPHWGGASVGIEEAIAKEFHGVELVLYGHTHDACCETRDGVTFVNPGQAYADDMAKATAGIVIVGDKGFEIEIVSF; this is encoded by the coding sequence GTGACCAGAATTCTGGCTATATCCGACACACATACCAAGAGCCTCAGCGCTTTGCCCAAGGCTTTACTGGATGAGATCGGGAAAGCCGATGTCGTGGTTCACTGCGGCGATTATACGGAATTGTCGTTTCTGCAGGAGTTACGCGAAGCGTCGAAGCGCTTCGTGGGGGTATACGGCAATATGGACTCGATGGACATCCGCCGGACGTTGTCGGCCAAGACGGCTTTTGTGGTGAAGGATAAGAGGATAGGCGTGATACATCCTCACTGGGGCGGCGCGTCCGTCGGGATCGAGGAGGCGATCGCCAAGGAGTTCCACGGCGTCGAGCTCGTATTGTACGGGCACACTCACGATGCATGCTGCGAAACGCGGGACGGGGTCACATTCGTAAATCCCGGGCAGGCGTACGCGGACGACATGGCGAAGGCCACTGCGGGCATTGTGATCGTCGGCGATAAGGGATTTGAAATAGAAATAGTTTCGTTTTGA
- a CDS encoding dodecin family protein yields the protein MPDSVYKVITLVGTSTVSWEKAAANAVEKAAKTLRDLRIAEIKELDLQIEGGKVRAYRAKVNVSFKYEGK from the coding sequence ATGCCAGATAGCGTCTACAAAGTCATCACGCTGGTTGGAACCAGCACCGTATCATGGGAGAAGGCCGCCGCGAACGCGGTTGAGAAAGCGGCCAAAACCCTGCGCGATCTGAGAATTGCCGAGATCAAAGAGCTCGATTTGCAGATCGAAGGCGGCAAAGTGCGCGCATATCGCGCCAAGGTTAACGTTTCCTTCAAATACGAAGGCAAATAG
- a CDS encoding NAD-dependent epimerase/dehydratase family protein, translating to MSKQTVLLTGASGSMGGEAFKELLRRKNKYDIRILLRPSSVNKKNFSQYEGQEGVTIIWGDLSKPEDVLKAVTGVDNVLHPAAYISPAADHNPKQAKKSNYESALNLIAAIKQQPNGGDNIRLVTIGTVAEYGDRLPPTHWVKVGDPLKPSVGDYYAITKMAAERAYIESGLKYWVSMRQTFITIPNIFSLMDPIMFHQPPQTHIEMITAEDAGYGLVQTLECPDDFYGRVYNMGGGPSCRFLYSDYLDRFFKIFHLNNYQKFMDLNWFGARNFHCCWYMDSYILNSYLGHWRHSTEDQIKQVEGTIPSILKAASNLAFLAPPFIVKAFMKKYADPLHWIQNNDEEKIKAFFGSREAWEKIGGWETYKPERDTRDLRVEKDPLTKEYSLQEMQALAKSRGGECLSQEYKDIKTKLKWKCAFGHTWEATPRLHLTGHWCPECVPPPWHYDELAKADTALADIYYFNHDKNESQRVDYLYCPNE from the coding sequence TTGTCGAAACAGACCGTACTTCTGACCGGCGCATCGGGCTCCATGGGCGGTGAGGCCTTCAAAGAGCTTCTGAGGAGAAAGAACAAATACGATATCCGTATCTTGCTCCGGCCTTCCAGCGTTAACAAAAAGAATTTCTCTCAATATGAGGGGCAGGAAGGCGTCACCATAATATGGGGCGACCTCAGCAAGCCGGAAGATGTATTAAAAGCGGTTACCGGAGTGGACAATGTTCTCCATCCGGCGGCATACATCTCCCCGGCCGCGGACCACAATCCTAAACAGGCCAAGAAGTCCAACTACGAGAGCGCCCTCAACCTTATAGCGGCCATCAAACAGCAGCCGAACGGCGGAGATAACATACGGCTTGTGACCATAGGCACCGTTGCCGAATACGGAGACAGACTTCCTCCCACGCACTGGGTCAAGGTGGGCGACCCGCTGAAGCCCAGCGTGGGCGACTACTACGCCATAACCAAGATGGCCGCGGAACGGGCTTACATAGAATCCGGCCTGAAATACTGGGTTTCCATGCGCCAGACCTTCATCACCATTCCTAATATATTCTCTCTGATGGACCCAATCATGTTCCATCAGCCGCCGCAGACCCATATCGAGATGATAACCGCCGAGGACGCGGGATACGGATTGGTGCAGACCCTTGAATGCCCCGACGACTTCTACGGAAGAGTTTACAACATGGGCGGCGGGCCGTCATGCCGGTTCCTGTACAGCGACTATCTGGACAGATTCTTTAAGATATTCCACCTTAACAACTACCAGAAATTTATGGATCTCAACTGGTTCGGGGCCAGGAACTTCCACTGCTGCTGGTACATGGACAGCTATATCCTTAACAGCTATCTCGGTCACTGGCGGCATTCCACCGAGGACCAGATAAAGCAAGTTGAGGGAACGATCCCCTCGATCCTGAAGGCAGCCTCCAACCTAGCGTTTCTGGCTCCTCCCTTCATCGTCAAAGCCTTTATGAAAAAGTACGCGGACCCGCTGCACTGGATACAAAATAACGACGAAGAGAAGATCAAGGCCTTCTTCGGCAGCCGCGAGGCATGGGAGAAGATCGGCGGGTGGGAGACCTACAAACCGGAACGCGACACCCGCGACCTGCGCGTGGAAAAGGACCCGCTCACCAAGGAATATTCACTGCAGGAGATGCAGGCGCTGGCCAAATCAAGGGGCGGGGAATGCCTCTCCCAGGAATACAAAGACATAAAGACCAAGCTGAAGTGGAAATGCGCTTTCGGGCACACATGGGAAGCGACGCCGAGGCTGCATCTCACCGGACACTGGTGCCCGGAATGCGTGCCGCCGCCGTGGCACTACGACGAGCTGGCCAAGGCCGATACTGCGCTAGCCGATATTTATTACTTCAACCACGATAAGAACGAATCACAGCGTGTCGATTATCTGTACTGTCCCAACGAGTAG
- a CDS encoding radical SAM protein, with the protein MNTKFQRPDIFRPPSERNDYFLPLTRGCSNNTCGFCGSYGTKLQMRELDEVKKEIDALALYLKTGTILPDMPRIMYAVARQWDGKRVFLQDADALIYPFPKLKEVLQHLNEKLPFVQRVASYATPKDILIKDVDQLRELKELKLGILYVGIESGDDDILKHIQKGVDHAQMVEAGRIAKEAGITLSLTVILGLGGVEGSEKHTLETARILNEIDPEYAGALTLTLVPGTPLYDEWQRGEFHPIDPFQSLEELRLMVQNLDLSDCFFSSMHASNYLPIRGRLPGDKNKLLKQLESALSKRDPSTLRPEYLRGL; encoded by the coding sequence ATGAATACCAAATTCCAGCGCCCGGACATATTCCGCCCGCCCAGCGAGCGCAACGACTATTTCCTGCCCCTGACCAGGGGCTGTTCCAACAACACCTGCGGCTTCTGCGGTTCCTACGGAACCAAGCTCCAGATGAGAGAACTCGACGAGGTCAAGAAGGAGATAGACGCGCTCGCCTTATACCTGAAGACCGGCACGATACTTCCAGACATGCCGAGGATCATGTACGCCGTGGCCCGCCAGTGGGACGGGAAGCGCGTGTTCCTGCAAGACGCGGACGCGCTGATATATCCATTCCCCAAGCTCAAAGAGGTCCTGCAACACCTGAACGAGAAGCTGCCCTTCGTACAGAGGGTAGCTTCTTACGCAACGCCCAAAGACATACTGATAAAAGACGTCGATCAGCTTAGAGAACTGAAGGAGTTGAAACTGGGCATATTGTACGTCGGCATCGAGAGCGGGGACGACGATATACTCAAGCACATACAGAAAGGCGTCGACCACGCTCAGATGGTGGAGGCCGGACGCATCGCCAAGGAAGCCGGCATAACCTTATCGCTCACCGTGATACTGGGGCTCGGTGGCGTGGAGGGCAGCGAGAAGCACACCCTCGAGACGGCAAGGATATTGAACGAGATCGATCCGGAATACGCCGGCGCGCTTACGCTGACGCTGGTGCCCGGCACGCCGCTGTATGACGAATGGCAGCGCGGCGAGTTTCACCCCATCGACCCCTTCCAGTCCCTGGAGGAACTCAGGCTAATGGTACAGAATCTCGATCTCAGCGACTGCTTCTTCAGCTCGATGCACGCCTCCAACTACCTGCCGATCAGGGGCCGATTGCCCGGAGATAAAAACAAGCTGTTAAAACAGCTGGAATCGGCCCTGTCGAAGCGCGATCCGTCGACGCTTCGCCCCGAGTATCTGAGAGGACTGTAG
- a CDS encoding hydrolase has translation MLNIDKTALVIIDVQEKLSRVMHEKEKLFDNLQKLIKGINLLDIPIVVTEQNPNGLGPTVPDIAPLLSDVKPITKFSFSCCGEEGFIREVDKLNRKQILLAGIETHVCVYQTAVDLLAAGYEVHVVVDCVSSRTIENKNLALDKMKSEGARLTGVEIVLFELLRTAKHPKFKEMSQIVK, from the coding sequence ATGCTTAATATCGATAAAACCGCTCTGGTCATCATCGACGTGCAGGAAAAGCTCTCCCGCGTCATGCATGAGAAAGAGAAACTGTTCGATAATCTGCAAAAACTCATTAAGGGAATAAATCTCTTGGACATACCGATAGTCGTCACAGAACAGAACCCCAACGGGCTCGGCCCGACGGTGCCCGACATCGCGCCGCTTCTCAGTGACGTCAAACCGATAACCAAGTTCAGCTTCAGCTGCTGCGGCGAGGAAGGGTTCATTCGCGAGGTCGACAAGCTAAATAGAAAGCAGATACTGCTCGCCGGTATCGAGACGCATGTTTGCGTATACCAGACGGCCGTCGATCTGCTCGCAGCGGGATACGAGGTGCATGTCGTGGTCGACTGCGTATCTTCGAGGACGATTGAGAACAAGAACCTGGCGCTCGACAAAATGAAGAGCGAAGGCGCAAGGCTCACCGGCGTCGAGATCGTATTATTCGAACTGCTGAGAACGGCCAAACATCCAAAGTTCAAAGAGATGTCGCAAATCGTAAAGTAG